Below is a window of Synechococcus sp. PCC 7335 DNA.
ACTGTTGCTCCTGATTGGTTGCAAGCGTGGATACCCAGTGAGTGGTTTGACCGCTACAGCCGCGCTATCGAAGAGTATCGTTTGCCAAAAGGTATTCCAGCTCGCCAAACCTATGCTGAGACAGTTGGACGCGACGGCATACAATTGCTGAACGTCATCTACGAAGAGGGTCCTGATTGGCTCAGGCAAGTTCCGTCCGTAGAAGTTTTGAGACAGACATGGGTTCACCAGTACTTCGTTGATGCAGGTAAAGTACGACTGCGCTCCGCGAAAGATTTGCCCCCAGCAGGTCAGCGCTACGACTCGCCTTATGACCCGCAAGCTAGATACGGCAACAAACGCAGCACTACCTGGACAGGTTACAAAGTCCATCTGACAGAAACTTGCGATAAGAAGAGCGTGCATCTAATCACTCATGTTGAAACGACACAAGGACATCTTTCAGATACTGACCAGACTCAACCTATTCACGAAGCTTTGAGTCGTAAAGCGCTTTCGCCTAAAGAACACATAGTAGACGCAGGATATGTAGACGGTTCGCTTTTAGTTGAAAGTCTTGAAGCTTTCGATACTAAGCTCGTTGGTCCAGTACGACCCGATGTAAGCTGGCAGGGGAAAGTTAATAACGGCTATGATTTGAGCCACTTTCAGATCAACTGGAAGCAACGGCAGATGGTCTGTCCGGAAGGAAAGAAAAGCATTGGCTGGACGCCTGCTAAAGACGCTTGGAACAACGATACAATTCGGGTCAAGTTCTCCCGCACAGATTGCCGTCTTTGCCCAAACCGGGGCTTGTGCACGAAGCGGAAAACAGAACCAAGGTCAGTCACACTACGACCTCACGCTGTACATAAAGCTATTCAAGCCAATAGGCGATTGCAGTCAACCAAGACGTGGAAGAAACGCTACAACGTCAGAGCGGGAATTGAAGGGACGCTCTCGCAAGGCGTCCGCGTCTTTGGTATGAGACAGACACGCTACATCGGGTTGGCCAAAACACACTTACAACATCTGCTAACAGCAGCGGCGATGAACATCGTGCGAATAGCGCGATGGCTTGACGGCGTTCCGCATGCAAAAACCCGAACTTCGCGATTCGCTGCGCTCAGGCCATGTGCTTAAGTTTCTGTTTCGACTTCGCCAACAGCATCCATTACTACTCGAACCCCGTTAGCTATTGACATCTGATACTTGCAGAAGCCTTGAGTAGAATTCAACCAGCCTGGCGTAAAGTAGGTACTATTCAATGCAGATTCGACCAGCTCAGCCATCCGATTGTAATCAGTTGATTCGATTGCTACTTGAGTTAGGCTATAGAACTACGGAAGACATTTTCAGAGAGCAATCGACCGTCTATGA
It encodes the following:
- a CDS encoding IS1182 family transposase → MLKVQPAGLVPTETARIARQILPNGNRYLTLRDELGSIYSDRNFSSLFPTHGQPAQCPWRLALVSVMQFAEDLSDRQAAEAVKTRIDWKYALGLKLANPGFDFSVLSEFRTRLLSGGQEEQILDLLLERLREKGWLKAGEKQRTDSTHVLAAIRTLNRLEGVGETLRATLNDLSTVAPDWLQAWIPSEWFDRYSRAIEEYRLPKGIPARQTYAETVGRDGIQLLNVIYEEGPDWLRQVPSVEVLRQTWVHQYFVDAGKVRLRSAKDLPPAGQRYDSPYDPQARYGNKRSTTWTGYKVHLTETCDKKSVHLITHVETTQGHLSDTDQTQPIHEALSRKALSPKEHIVDAGYVDGSLLVESLEAFDTKLVGPVRPDVSWQGKVNNGYDLSHFQINWKQRQMVCPEGKKSIGWTPAKDAWNNDTIRVKFSRTDCRLCPNRGLCTKRKTEPRSVTLRPHAVHKAIQANRRLQSTKTWKKRYNVRAGIEGTLSQGVRVFGMRQTRYIGLAKTHLQHLLTAAAMNIVRIARWLDGVPHAKTRTSRFAALRPCA